DNA from Salvelinus fontinalis isolate EN_2023a unplaced genomic scaffold, ASM2944872v1 scaffold_0196, whole genome shotgun sequence:
CTACTAAGACCGCGCGTCCGTTTTCGACTTCACTATCGTGATGACACTCGTCGCGGCCACTTTCCCCGGTATGAGTGGCCCGATCACCGACccaaccccaccacctcccctctgacCCCCGACCCCTAACCCCACTCCCGGGCTCCTCGCCACAGTCCTTGCAAAACTCTGTAGAGCCTCGTACTTCGACCTCAGGTGATCGAGCTCCACCCTCATGCTGGCGTTCTCCGACGCCAACTTATCCACTTCCTGTTGAAGCTGTGACTTCTGCTTCTCCAGCTCCTCCTTCTGGGTGACCCGTTTGACCCGGCAGCTGGCGGCGTAGCCACGGTTCTTCAGGGTGCGCCGGC
Protein-coding regions in this window:
- the LOC129844343 gene encoding transcription factor MafG-like isoform X2 — its product is MSTTNKGNKALKVKREPGENGTTLTDDELVTMSVRELNQHLRGLTKDEILQLKQRRRTLKNRGYAASCRVKRVTQKEELEKQKSQLQQEVDKLASENASMRVELDHLRSKYEALQSFARTVARSPGVGLGVGGQRGGGGVGSVIGPLIPGKVAATSVITIVKSKTDARS
- the LOC129844343 gene encoding transcription factor MafG-like isoform X1; the protein is MEGREKGLKNEWSSEVCSEGGGSRGMSTTNKGNKALKVKREPGENGTTLTDDELVTMSVRELNQHLRGLTKDEILQLKQRRRTLKNRGYAASCRVKRVTQKEELEKQKSQLQQEVDKLASENASMRVELDHLRSKYEALQSFARTVARSPGVGLGVGGQRGGGGVGSVIGPLIPGKVAATSVITIVKSKTDARS